In a genomic window of Aeromonas veronii:
- a CDS encoding MarR family transcriptional regulator, translated as MSKIIALLAHYPPYQLVHAAEMLRDTFEQFYEQRYQLTVPQWRLMMVLGPNYPISQKELVEASGMDKVRISREIRRLVEKGIIFTESSEQDKRISLVSLTNAGLALFQQLKSEAGSWQHTLTDYLPSESREAIRQHLHSVSAAIEQLQSLDREK; from the coding sequence ATGTCAAAAATCATAGCGTTACTCGCTCACTACCCACCTTATCAGTTGGTACATGCCGCCGAGATGCTACGGGATACCTTCGAACAGTTTTATGAACAGCGTTACCAGCTGACCGTGCCGCAATGGCGCCTGATGATGGTGCTCGGCCCCAACTACCCCATCAGCCAGAAAGAACTGGTCGAGGCGAGCGGCATGGACAAGGTACGCATCTCCCGCGAGATCCGCCGTCTGGTCGAAAAAGGGATCATCTTTACCGAAAGCAGCGAGCAGGACAAACGCATCAGCCTGGTCTCTCTCACCAACGCCGGTCTAGCCCTCTTCCAACAGCTCAAGAGCGAAGCTGGCAGCTGGCAACATACCCTGACCGACTATCTGCCAAGCGAATCCCGCGAGGCGATCCGCCAGCATCTGCACAGCGTCAGTGCTGCCATCGAGCAGCTGCAGTCGCTGGATCGGGAGAAGTAA
- a CDS encoding DUF4250 domain-containing protein: MDLKKFATMDVNMLLSVVNMQLRDRYDDLDDLCKAQEIDQEALKARLASRDFHYQPAQKQFR, translated from the coding sequence ATGGATTTGAAAAAATTCGCCACCATGGACGTCAACATGCTGCTGAGCGTTGTCAATATGCAGCTGCGTGATCGCTATGACGATCTGGATGATCTCTGCAAGGCGCAGGAGATCGATCAGGAAGCACTGAAGGCGCGGCTCGCCAGCCGCGATTTTCACTACCAGCCAGCGCAGAAACAGTTCAGATAA
- a CDS encoding FMN-dependent NADH-azoreductase: protein MANILVLKSSILGQYSQSNALIDGFLAQHQSDTVTVRDLAALNLPVLDGELASGLRGGDNLSERQLAVIAQSDELIAELKASDLVVIAAPMYNFNIPTQLKNWIDLVARAGVTFRYTETGPVGMVENTRALVISPRGGMHVGSATDLVTPYMRTVLGFIGIKEVDFIYAEGMGMGPDAQSKGMEAAKAQLESLAI from the coding sequence ATGGCCAATATCCTCGTACTCAAATCCAGCATCCTGGGTCAATATTCCCAATCCAACGCCCTGATCGACGGCTTTCTTGCCCAGCATCAGAGCGATACCGTGACCGTGCGGGATCTGGCGGCCCTCAACCTGCCGGTGCTGGATGGCGAACTGGCCTCCGGCCTGCGCGGTGGAGACAACTTGAGTGAGCGTCAGCTGGCGGTGATCGCCCAGTCTGACGAGCTGATTGCCGAACTCAAAGCGAGCGATCTGGTGGTGATTGCGGCCCCCATGTACAACTTCAACATCCCGACCCAGCTGAAAAACTGGATCGATCTGGTGGCGCGCGCCGGTGTCACTTTCCGCTACACTGAGACCGGCCCGGTCGGCATGGTTGAGAATACTCGTGCGCTGGTGATCAGCCCCCGCGGCGGTATGCACGTCGGCAGCGCCACCGATCTGGTGACCCCCTACATGCGTACCGTGCTCGGTTTCATCGGTATCAAAGAGGTGGATTTCATCTACGCCGAAGGGATGGGGATGGGCCCGGATGCCCAGAGCAAGGGGATGGAAGCCGCCAAGGCGCAGCTGGAAAGCCTGGCTATCTAA
- a CDS encoding DMT family transporter, translating to MIPSRRHSPLAGAVWMMVAGLCFAAVNSLSQYVSFKLGLASTQVAFHQYLIALLCLLPWLVRHGLRQSLMTNQFRLHLLRVLLAVIGIQLWLWALAFPVPIWQGIALLMTSPLFATLGSALLLKEQVSRARILATLAGFAGAMLILAPWTDEFNWASLLPVAAALFWAGYSLMVRYQAANESSHTIVVYLLIFSTPFNVMLALPQWQWPSESQWLLVAASGVLTALAQMSIARAYSVAEASFVQPFDFAKLPMNVLAGWLVFGWAPPGRLWLGAAIIIGAITLLTHLEQRAHKPVS from the coding sequence ATGATACCCTCGCGCAGGCACTCTCCTTTGGCCGGTGCAGTCTGGATGATGGTGGCAGGACTCTGTTTCGCCGCCGTCAACAGCCTGAGCCAGTATGTCAGCTTCAAACTTGGCCTTGCCTCTACCCAAGTCGCCTTCCATCAATACCTGATCGCCCTGCTCTGCCTGCTGCCCTGGCTGGTTCGTCACGGCCTGCGTCAATCCCTGATGACCAATCAGTTCCGGTTGCACCTGTTGCGGGTATTGCTGGCAGTAATCGGTATCCAACTCTGGCTCTGGGCACTTGCCTTTCCCGTCCCCATCTGGCAGGGGATCGCCCTGCTGATGACCTCACCGCTGTTTGCCACCCTGGGCTCTGCCCTACTGCTTAAGGAGCAGGTGAGCCGTGCCCGCATTCTGGCCACCCTGGCGGGCTTTGCCGGTGCCATGCTGATCCTGGCCCCCTGGACCGACGAGTTCAATTGGGCCTCCCTGCTGCCGGTGGCGGCGGCACTGTTCTGGGCCGGTTACTCCCTGATGGTGCGCTATCAGGCGGCCAACGAATCATCCCACACCATAGTGGTGTATCTGCTTATTTTTAGTACCCCGTTCAACGTCATGCTGGCACTGCCACAGTGGCAGTGGCCAAGCGAGAGCCAATGGCTGCTGGTGGCCGCCTCCGGTGTGCTGACGGCACTGGCCCAGATGTCCATCGCTCGCGCCTACAGCGTGGCGGAGGCCTCCTTCGTGCAACCTTTCGATTTTGCCAAGCTGCCGATGAACGTGCTGGCGGGCTGGCTGGTATTTGGCTGGGCGCCTCCCGGCCGTCTGTGGCTTGGCGCCGCCATCATCATTGGCGCCATTACCTTGCTGACCCATCTGGAGCAGCGCGCTCACAAACCCGTTTCCTGA
- the purT gene encoding formate-dependent phosphoribosylglycinamide formyltransferase, which yields MFGTATRPGATRALLLGSGELGKEVAIELQRFGIEVIAADRYPNAPAMQVAHKAHVLDMLDGNALRELVAEVKPDLIIPEIEAIATDTLAALEQEGVKVVPNARATQLTMNREGIRRLAAETLGLPTSPYRFAQSKEEFVAAVEAIGLPCVVKPVMSSSGKGQSVLRDLAKLDESWTYAQEGGRAGRGKVIVEGFVPFEYEITLLTVRAVDGIHFCEPIGHRQEDGDYRESWQPQVMSELALARSKEVAAKVVEALGGYGLFGVELFIRGDEVWFSEVSPRPHDTGMVTLISQDLSEFALHVRAILGLPVGTITQYGPSASAVVLREGHSQDIRYQGIGEALALVPGAQLRLFGKPEIAGRRRLGVALARAEDCQDAVEKAKAVAAKVEVLF from the coding sequence ATGTTTGGAACCGCAACCCGCCCCGGCGCCACCCGTGCCCTGCTGCTGGGCTCCGGCGAACTTGGCAAGGAGGTCGCCATCGAGTTGCAACGGTTCGGGATCGAAGTGATCGCCGCCGACCGCTACCCCAATGCCCCCGCCATGCAGGTGGCGCACAAAGCCCATGTGCTGGATATGCTCGATGGCAACGCCCTGCGCGAGCTGGTCGCCGAGGTTAAACCCGACCTCATCATCCCCGAGATTGAAGCGATTGCCACCGATACCCTGGCCGCCCTTGAGCAAGAGGGGGTCAAGGTAGTGCCCAACGCCCGCGCCACCCAGCTCACCATGAACCGGGAAGGGATCCGCCGCCTCGCCGCCGAGACTCTGGGTCTGCCCACCTCACCCTACCGTTTTGCCCAAAGCAAAGAGGAGTTTGTCGCCGCCGTCGAGGCTATCGGCCTGCCCTGCGTGGTGAAACCGGTGATGAGCTCGTCCGGCAAGGGACAGAGCGTGCTGCGCGATCTCGCCAAGCTCGATGAGAGCTGGACCTACGCCCAAGAGGGTGGCCGCGCCGGCCGTGGCAAGGTGATCGTCGAGGGCTTCGTTCCCTTTGAGTACGAAATCACCCTGCTCACGGTACGCGCCGTCGATGGCATTCACTTCTGCGAGCCTATCGGCCACCGGCAGGAAGATGGCGACTACCGCGAATCCTGGCAGCCACAGGTGATGAGCGAGCTGGCGCTGGCCCGCTCCAAAGAAGTCGCCGCCAAGGTAGTCGAGGCCCTCGGCGGCTACGGCCTGTTCGGGGTCGAGCTCTTTATCAGGGGCGATGAGGTGTGGTTCAGCGAAGTCTCCCCCCGCCCCCACGACACCGGCATGGTGACCCTGATTTCTCAGGATCTCTCCGAGTTTGCCCTGCACGTGCGCGCCATTTTAGGGCTGCCGGTTGGCACCATCACCCAGTACGGGCCGAGCGCCTCTGCTGTGGTACTGCGCGAAGGGCACAGCCAAGATATCCGCTATCAGGGAATTGGTGAGGCATTGGCGCTGGTGCCGGGCGCCCAGCTGCGGCTGTTTGGCAAGCCGGAGATCGCCGGTCGCCGCCGTCTTGGCGTAGCACTGGCCCGCGCAGAGGATTGCCAGGATGCGGTGGAAAAAGCCAAAGCCGTGGCCGCCAAGGTCGAAGTGTTGTTCTAA
- the hxpB gene encoding hexitol phosphatase HxpB, translating into MLAAVIFDMDGVLIDSEPFWQRAQIAVFSELGHPHTALDCESTIGVRIDQLVAHWYRLRPWSGPTQEEVVQRILDRVNALILSEGQAKTGVLEALDLIEARGLKVGLATSSPFAMVEAVLGKLGIRDRFMAVHSAEIERFGKPHPDVYIHAAEKLGVEPVHCLAIEDSFTGLLAAKAASMTALIVPDPALVGDPRLAIANYQLGSLAELNADLLASWVKSALPD; encoded by the coding sequence ATGTTAGCTGCCGTGATCTTCGATATGGATGGTGTTCTGATCGACTCGGAACCCTTTTGGCAACGGGCCCAGATCGCCGTGTTCTCCGAACTGGGCCACCCCCACACCGCCCTGGATTGTGAGTCGACCATCGGCGTGCGCATCGATCAGCTGGTTGCCCACTGGTATCGCCTGCGCCCGTGGAGCGGCCCGACTCAGGAAGAGGTAGTGCAGCGCATTCTGGATCGGGTCAACGCCCTGATCCTCTCCGAAGGTCAGGCCAAGACCGGCGTGCTGGAGGCGCTCGACCTTATCGAGGCCCGCGGGCTGAAAGTGGGTCTGGCCACCTCCTCCCCCTTTGCGATGGTAGAAGCGGTGCTCGGCAAACTCGGTATTCGCGATCGCTTTATGGCGGTTCACTCCGCTGAAATCGAGCGTTTCGGCAAACCGCACCCGGATGTCTATATCCACGCCGCCGAAAAGCTGGGGGTGGAGCCCGTCCATTGTCTGGCCATCGAAGACAGCTTTACCGGTCTGCTGGCGGCCAAGGCGGCCTCCATGACTGCGCTGATCGTGCCGGATCCCGCTTTAGTGGGTGACCCACGCTTGGCCATCGCCAACTACCAGCTCGGCTCGCTGGCCGAGCTGAATGCCGACCTGCTGGCCAGCTGGGTCAAATCGGCCCTGCCGGACTGA
- a CDS encoding CPXCG motif-containing cysteine-rich protein, whose amino-acid sequence MIEYTSKRIVCPHCGHHTRVELDASQGDQEFYEDCMACCNPIHLRLHRDEERDCLQLFVDADDEQMF is encoded by the coding sequence ATGATCGAGTACACCAGCAAGCGCATCGTCTGCCCCCACTGTGGCCACCATACTCGGGTCGAGCTGGATGCCAGCCAGGGGGATCAGGAGTTCTACGAGGATTGCATGGCCTGCTGCAACCCCATCCACCTGCGACTGCACCGGGATGAGGAGCGCGACTGCCTGCAACTGTTTGTGGACGCAGACGACGAACAGATGTTCTGA
- a CDS encoding riboflavin synthase subunit alpha — protein sequence MFTGIVQGTAELVAIEEQPNFRTHVIRMPSPAWGEGLALGASVAHNGCCLTVTRIAGDLVSFDLMQETLRLTNLGKLQVGDKVNVERAARFGDEIGGHAMSGHIIGMAEVTSVIDTPNNRQVWYRLAPELMKYVLTKGYIGIDGISLTIGDVRGSEFCVHLIPETLARTNLGWVKAGWQTNIEIDPQTQAIVDTVERVLASRQPG from the coding sequence ATGTTCACTGGCATAGTACAGGGGACCGCCGAACTGGTGGCCATCGAGGAGCAGCCCAACTTCCGTACCCACGTGATCCGTATGCCGAGCCCGGCGTGGGGGGAAGGGCTGGCCCTCGGCGCCTCGGTGGCCCACAACGGCTGCTGCTTGACCGTGACCCGGATTGCAGGGGATCTGGTCAGCTTCGATTTGATGCAGGAGACCCTGCGCCTGACCAACCTCGGCAAGCTGCAGGTGGGGGACAAGGTCAACGTGGAGCGGGCCGCCCGCTTTGGCGACGAGATCGGCGGTCACGCCATGTCTGGCCATATCATCGGCATGGCAGAGGTCACCTCGGTGATCGACACCCCCAACAACCGTCAGGTGTGGTATCGGCTCGCCCCCGAGTTGATGAAATATGTGCTGACCAAGGGGTACATCGGCATCGACGGCATCAGTCTGACCATCGGTGATGTGCGCGGCAGCGAGTTCTGCGTCCACCTGATCCCCGAAACGCTGGCCCGCACCAATCTGGGTTGGGTCAAGGCTGGCTGGCAGACCAATATCGAGATCGATCCCCAGACCCAGGCCATCGTCGACACGGTGGAGCGGGTGCTGGCGTCCCGTCAACCGGGTTGA
- a CDS encoding YaeP family protein, which produces MQVYQCCEAIRIAYNQIGSGEQGYVPNAIAATIRALNAVAADERVPSELREQAAYAAANLLISDHEDA; this is translated from the coding sequence ATGCAGGTATATCAATGTTGTGAAGCAATCCGCATCGCCTATAACCAGATTGGCTCCGGTGAGCAGGGCTATGTGCCAAACGCCATCGCCGCTACCATCCGCGCCCTCAACGCCGTCGCCGCGGATGAACGGGTACCAAGCGAACTGCGCGAACAGGCTGCCTATGCCGCCGCCAACCTGCTGATCAGCGATCACGAAGACGCCTGA
- a CDS encoding MATE family efflux transporter, which produces MQRYWSEARQLVRLASPILVAQVAQVAMNFVDTVMAGQVSAVDLAAVSVASSFWLPVILLVQGIIMALTPIVSQLNGARKREEVRPAVHQGFWLALIVTPLAMVALYYSPLALQFMDVEPVMAAKTSGYLHAILWGLPAFAMFQVLRNFSEGLSHTMPTMVIGFVGLAVNIPANYIFIHGHFGMPKLGGVGCGVATAIVLWAMLLAMILYVKISRHFTEIRLFSLLARPNGSQIWRLFRLGFPIAMAIFCEVTLFAVVALMLAPFGAETVASHQIALNFSSLVFMLPLSIGVGVTIRVGHSIGEGQPHQARVAARTGLMLGMAVAAATAALTVLLREQIASIYTDDQQVIVLAAILLFFAAIYQISDSVQVVAAAALRGYKDTQAIFYVTIIAYWGLGLPTGMILGLTDWLVPRMGPQGFWIGFIVGLTSAALMLGARLRYIYGRFASPEACSALSKVQ; this is translated from the coding sequence GTGCAACGTTATTGGTCCGAGGCGAGGCAGCTCGTTCGTTTAGCCAGCCCCATTCTGGTCGCCCAGGTGGCCCAGGTCGCCATGAACTTCGTCGATACCGTGATGGCGGGACAGGTGAGCGCGGTCGATCTGGCGGCCGTGTCGGTGGCGTCCAGCTTCTGGCTACCGGTGATCCTGCTGGTGCAGGGGATCATCATGGCGCTGACCCCCATCGTCTCCCAGCTCAACGGTGCTCGCAAACGGGAAGAGGTACGCCCGGCCGTTCATCAGGGCTTCTGGCTGGCGCTGATCGTCACCCCGCTGGCGATGGTCGCGCTCTATTACAGCCCGCTGGCCTTGCAGTTCATGGATGTGGAGCCGGTGATGGCCGCCAAGACCAGCGGCTATCTGCATGCCATTCTGTGGGGCCTGCCCGCCTTTGCGATGTTCCAGGTGCTGCGCAACTTCAGCGAAGGGCTCTCCCACACCATGCCCACCATGGTGATCGGCTTTGTCGGGCTGGCGGTCAATATTCCCGCCAACTACATCTTCATTCACGGCCACTTCGGCATGCCGAAACTGGGCGGGGTAGGCTGTGGTGTGGCCACCGCCATCGTGCTGTGGGCCATGCTGCTGGCGATGATCCTCTATGTGAAGATCTCCCGTCACTTCACCGAGATCCGTCTCTTCTCCCTACTGGCACGCCCCAACGGCAGCCAGATCTGGCGACTGTTTCGCTTGGGGTTCCCCATCGCCATGGCGATCTTCTGCGAGGTAACCCTGTTTGCCGTGGTAGCCCTGATGCTGGCACCCTTCGGCGCCGAAACGGTGGCGAGCCACCAGATTGCGCTCAACTTCTCCAGTCTGGTCTTTATGCTGCCGCTCTCCATCGGGGTGGGTGTCACCATCCGGGTGGGCCACAGCATCGGTGAAGGCCAGCCCCATCAAGCCCGGGTGGCCGCCCGCACCGGTCTGATGCTAGGCATGGCGGTGGCCGCCGCTACCGCCGCCCTTACCGTGCTGCTGCGCGAGCAGATCGCCTCCATCTATACCGATGATCAGCAGGTGATCGTACTGGCGGCCATTTTGCTGTTCTTCGCCGCCATTTATCAGATCTCCGACTCGGTACAGGTGGTCGCGGCCGCCGCGCTGCGTGGTTATAAGGATACCCAGGCAATCTTCTACGTCACCATCATCGCCTACTGGGGACTGGGACTGCCCACCGGCATGATCCTGGGTCTCACTGACTGGCTGGTGCCACGGATGGGGCCGCAGGGCTTCTGGATCGGCTTTATCGTCGGCCTCACCAGTGCAGCCCTGATGCTGGGGGCGAGATTGCGCTACATCTACGGCCGTTTTGCCAGCCCGGAGGCCTGCAGTGCCCTCTCCAAGGTGCAATAG
- a CDS encoding DUF4236 domain-containing protein, protein MGFRFRKSIKILPGVRLNLSNGSPSLSVGRRGASITFGSRGTYANLGLPGTGLSYRTRLDRPPHSGYGNRTAKEHLLKDELEQTASDYMSVVAAICNIHEFTPDPKVGMTWAILESTYFKSRLAPFSIPAPQCPDKPEYLSYSEQPGENDGISFLGRWFESDFNRAKRQAENIKNWQLQVIDIEQKNNDIYRLYQHQKTVWNEQYTNWKRDAKEYEVRLTSTSSDIRRQFLSDAAFFESQLASVLAETEWPRETLVAFEVNAEQSTVLVDVDLAEIEDMPDKIYTVNARETTLTEKVMTQTVVRKNYARYVHGSLFRLAGIVFHTLPFNNVIISGFTQRINKKNGHLEDEYIVSFKCSRDEMTSINYEHLDKLDPILALGEFPIMRDMSATHIFQKIKPFTLT, encoded by the coding sequence GTGGGATTTAGATTTCGTAAGTCGATCAAGATTTTACCGGGTGTTCGTCTTAACTTGAGTAACGGGTCACCGAGTCTGAGTGTCGGGCGAAGGGGGGCGTCGATCACATTTGGTTCTCGTGGAACATATGCAAATTTAGGATTACCAGGAACAGGTCTGAGTTATCGTACTCGGTTGGATCGACCGCCACATTCTGGTTATGGTAATCGAACTGCAAAAGAACATCTACTTAAAGACGAATTAGAACAGACGGCCTCAGATTACATGTCTGTTGTCGCTGCTATTTGTAATATTCATGAATTCACACCAGATCCAAAAGTCGGAATGACTTGGGCAATTCTTGAATCGACTTATTTTAAAAGTAGGTTGGCACCATTTTCAATCCCAGCACCTCAGTGTCCAGATAAACCTGAGTACCTTTCATATTCGGAACAACCAGGTGAAAATGATGGTATAAGCTTTTTAGGAAGGTGGTTTGAGTCAGATTTTAATAGAGCTAAGCGTCAGGCTGAAAACATAAAGAATTGGCAACTCCAAGTAATTGATATAGAACAAAAAAACAACGATATCTATCGTCTGTATCAACATCAAAAGACCGTATGGAATGAGCAATACACTAACTGGAAACGTGATGCAAAAGAGTATGAAGTTAGGCTTACTTCGACCTCGTCAGATATCCGTCGGCAGTTTCTCAGTGATGCTGCATTTTTTGAATCACAATTGGCCAGCGTGTTGGCTGAAACTGAGTGGCCCCGTGAGACTTTGGTTGCGTTTGAAGTTAATGCAGAGCAATCCACAGTTTTGGTGGATGTTGATTTGGCCGAAATAGAGGATATGCCTGATAAAATTTACACTGTTAATGCTCGTGAAACGACCCTTACAGAAAAAGTTATGACACAGACGGTCGTTAGGAAAAATTATGCACGTTACGTGCATGGAAGTTTATTTCGCTTAGCCGGCATAGTTTTTCACACCTTACCGTTTAATAATGTTATTATATCTGGGTTCACTCAAAGAATAAATAAAAAGAATGGCCATCTTGAAGATGAGTATATTGTTTCCTTCAAGTGCAGCCGGGATGAAATGACATCGATAAATTATGAACATCTTGATAAATTAGATCCTATTTTAGCATTAGGTGAATTTCCCATCATGCGAGATATGAGTGCTACACATATTTTTCAAAAAATTAAACCATTCACACTAACGTGA
- a CDS encoding DUF413 domain-containing protein produces the protein MKLHLDFSSLIELADRIMLIRVDFSLTPYSRRLWLREIESGIVNDDLLDELRNNDEHTTLIGKHLSDLARIGFMLTMEDRKILGKYGAWMEALIYGHISPCTLGQKRFILTAEKILEPKNEIERLWQSVMNVRRDLSVGKAT, from the coding sequence ATGAAACTGCATCTTGACTTCAGCAGTTTGATCGAATTAGCAGATCGCATTATGCTAATTCGGGTCGATTTTTCACTTACTCCGTATTCACGACGTCTATGGTTGAGAGAGATAGAGTCTGGTATTGTTAATGATGATCTTCTTGATGAATTAAGAAATAACGATGAGCATACCACCCTTATTGGAAAGCATCTATCAGATCTGGCGCGAATAGGTTTTATGCTGACAATGGAAGACCGTAAGATTCTTGGAAAGTATGGTGCATGGATGGAAGCACTTATTTATGGTCATATATCGCCTTGCACCCTGGGACAAAAACGTTTTATTCTGACAGCAGAGAAGATATTAGAGCCAAAAAATGAAATCGAACGTTTATGGCAGAGTGTAATGAATGTTCGGCGTGATCTCAGTGTAGGCAAGGCAACGTGA
- a CDS encoding OmpA family protein — MSRVTTAHQNARRQSSEHWVSMSDLMAGLMMVFLFISIAFMHYVRIERDKIKQVAVAYQTAQVALYQALHDEFSVDLAKWDAEIDRQTLEFRFKSPDVLFGLGSDGLKPQFRAILNDFFPRYLTVLDKFKEQISDIRIEGHTSSDWSGAISDDDAYFKNMVLSQGRTRSVLQYIYEMPSAATHRSWIKKVFSAVGFSSAHPVYNQHGVEVPERSRRVTFKVITNAESQIRKIIQE; from the coding sequence GTGAGTCGTGTTACTACAGCACACCAAAATGCACGTCGCCAAAGTAGTGAGCACTGGGTGTCTATGTCCGATCTAATGGCCGGTTTAATGATGGTTTTTTTGTTCATTTCAATTGCATTTATGCATTATGTTCGCATTGAACGAGATAAAATAAAGCAAGTAGCAGTTGCATATCAAACCGCTCAGGTAGCGTTATACCAGGCCCTGCATGATGAATTTTCTGTTGATCTAGCTAAATGGGATGCAGAGATTGATCGGCAAACTCTTGAGTTTCGATTCAAGTCACCGGATGTACTATTTGGACTCGGCAGTGACGGTCTAAAACCTCAATTTAGAGCTATTTTGAATGATTTTTTTCCGCGTTATCTAACTGTTTTGGATAAATTCAAAGAGCAAATATCAGATATTCGCATTGAAGGTCATACGAGTAGTGATTGGAGTGGTGCAATATCTGATGATGATGCCTATTTTAAAAATATGGTATTATCCCAAGGAAGAACCAGATCTGTTTTGCAGTATATATATGAAATGCCTAGTGCAGCTACACATCGCTCTTGGATAAAAAAGGTATTCTCTGCAGTGGGATTCTCCTCTGCACATCCTGTATATAATCAGCATGGTGTTGAAGTGCCTGAAAGATCACGTAGGGTTACATTTAAAGTGATCACTAATGCTGAGTCACAGATTCGCAAAATCATTCAGGAATAA
- a CDS encoding MotA/TolQ/ExbB proton channel family protein yields MLTMFYDLFENTTTIVFSVLITLILMVSLFLDKDGKRKRFIEYAPTLMTSLGILGTFWGVVLGLLDFDTINIDSSIPNLLSGLKTAFVSSIIGMLAAIIFNTIDAWRFADMRDEADAFQRSIDASILKQTDILLDIQQGLCGTEQSSLNSQLKELRLYISKHNEEFDEALSSKFDTFSNNVATVSSELIGESLRGIVNDFNNALFGQFGDNFKALDSSVIKLLEWQDSYKENLSLMQEQFNINTESMSRIAKDMTDVAVTITAIESSCKNIPETMDELKSIIITTQNQLGDLVFNLESFVLIRDQAMAAAPQIHEHIAAMGSMFTTSADKLQEILEESDHRLINNAERVNKIMDDGINQFGTEIHKGMDALRQIGKDLVKGNGEICEVLEKGAQDIGTELISANNKMRDALAQGAECINQELILSNDKFRNSLENGYQEFQRTAHDSVNVFNEAINKQFNNFEQGAEREINRELEQLGAALIQISQGFVSNYEKLVSSYETAMARQQKILDLMEKQS; encoded by the coding sequence ATGTTAACTATGTTTTACGATTTATTTGAAAATACAACGACTATCGTATTTTCGGTATTAATCACATTGATTTTAATGGTTTCACTATTTCTGGATAAAGATGGGAAACGTAAACGTTTTATTGAGTATGCGCCGACCTTGATGACCTCTTTGGGTATACTCGGTACATTCTGGGGGGTGGTACTTGGTTTGTTAGATTTCGATACTATAAATATCGATAGTAGTATACCGAATTTACTTAGTGGGCTTAAGACTGCGTTTGTAAGTAGTATTATCGGTATGTTAGCAGCCATTATATTTAATACCATAGACGCATGGCGTTTTGCGGACATGCGCGACGAGGCAGATGCGTTTCAAAGAAGTATAGATGCTTCAATTCTAAAACAAACTGATATTTTGTTAGATATTCAGCAGGGGCTTTGTGGGACAGAGCAATCTTCATTGAATAGTCAACTTAAAGAATTGCGGCTATATATATCAAAGCATAATGAAGAATTTGATGAAGCTTTATCAAGTAAATTCGATACATTTTCAAATAACGTTGCAACCGTGTCATCTGAGTTGATTGGTGAGTCACTTAGAGGTATCGTAAATGATTTCAATAATGCTCTTTTTGGACAATTCGGTGATAATTTTAAAGCTCTTGATTCTTCAGTCATTAAATTGTTAGAGTGGCAGGACTCCTATAAAGAAAATTTAAGTCTGATGCAGGAACAATTCAATATAAATACAGAGTCAATGTCTCGCATTGCTAAAGATATGACTGATGTGGCAGTGACGATTACTGCTATAGAGAGTAGTTGCAAAAATATCCCTGAAACTATGGATGAGCTTAAATCCATTATTATAACTACACAAAATCAACTCGGTGATCTTGTATTCAATCTTGAGTCATTTGTTTTGATTCGTGACCAAGCCATGGCCGCAGCTCCGCAGATACATGAACATATTGCAGCAATGGGAAGCATGTTTACTACTTCTGCAGACAAATTACAGGAGATTCTTGAGGAATCAGATCATCGCCTTATTAATAATGCTGAACGCGTAAATAAGATTATGGATGATGGCATTAATCAGTTTGGGACTGAAATTCATAAAGGCATGGATGCATTGCGTCAAATTGGTAAAGACCTCGTTAAAGGTAATGGTGAGATATGCGAGGTGCTAGAGAAAGGAGCTCAAGATATTGGTACTGAGTTGATTTCGGCTAATAATAAGATGCGTGATGCTTTAGCACAAGGTGCAGAATGTATTAATCAAGAACTGATATTAAGCAATGATAAGTTCCGTAATTCCTTGGAGAATGGATATCAAGAATTTCAACGTACGGCCCACGATTCTGTTAATGTTTTTAATGAAGCCATTAACAAACAATTCAATAACTTTGAACAAGGTGCTGAACGCGAAATCAACAGGGAATTGGAACAGTTAGGTGCGGCATTAATTCAGATTAGTCAGGGTTTTGTAAGTAATTATGAAAAGTTAGTTTCGAGTTATGAAACCGCTATGGCTCGTCAACAAAAAATACTTGATCTCATGGAGAAGCAGTCGTGA